In Panacibacter ginsenosidivorans, the following proteins share a genomic window:
- a CDS encoding beta-ketoacyl synthase chain length factor — protein MSIYIKSAHGVSPQPLYDDGALLPVITTKTGNRLVCVEPNYADFIDAKLIRRMSRIIKMGVAAAMQCLKDADLQMPDAIVTGTAYGCLQDTEVFLNRLVEFKEELLTPTAFIQSTHNTVSAQIALMLQCHNYNNTYVHRGFSFESALLDTVMMLNDKEINNALVGAADEIIDTSHAILSRFGLYKKEAFTNTLFDKATKGTIAGEGATFFTLSKESSGNDLAKLDAVTTFYKPADDSEIKEQIAAFLAGQILDIEEIDLIITGKNGDVENDAVYESLNTSLFANKQTINFKHLCGEYPTASAYALWLGSAIIKEGKVPASLLQQNDKPVKRVLIYNHYLNMHHALYLLSAC, from the coding sequence ATGAGCATCTATATAAAATCAGCACATGGCGTTTCTCCACAACCATTATATGATGATGGTGCATTGCTGCCTGTTATTACAACAAAAACAGGTAACAGGCTTGTATGCGTGGAACCAAACTATGCAGATTTTATAGATGCAAAGCTCATCAGGCGAATGAGCCGCATTATCAAGATGGGCGTTGCTGCGGCCATGCAATGTTTAAAAGATGCAGACCTGCAAATGCCTGATGCGATTGTAACCGGAACGGCTTACGGTTGCCTGCAGGACACAGAAGTTTTTTTAAACAGGCTTGTTGAATTTAAAGAAGAACTACTTACACCGACGGCGTTTATACAATCAACACATAATACAGTTAGTGCACAAATAGCGTTGATGCTGCAATGCCATAATTACAATAACACTTATGTGCATCGCGGCTTTTCATTTGAATCTGCATTGCTTGACACAGTGATGATGCTGAATGACAAAGAAATTAACAATGCGTTGGTTGGTGCTGCAGATGAGATTATAGATACAAGCCACGCTATTTTATCAAGGTTTGGATTGTATAAAAAAGAAGCGTTCACCAACACATTGTTCGATAAAGCGACAAAAGGAACAATTGCCGGTGAGGGTGCAACATTCTTTACATTATCGAAAGAAAGTTCGGGTAATGATCTTGCAAAACTGGATGCTGTTACAACATTTTACAAACCTGCAGATGACAGTGAAATAAAAGAACAGATTGCTGCATTTCTCGCAGGGCAAATATTAGACATAGAAGAGATTGATCTTATCATCACAGGAAAGAATGGCGATGTTGAAAATGATGCTGTTTATGAATCGTTGAACACATCTTTATTTGCCAATAAACAAACGATCAATTTCAAACATCTTTGCGGAGAATATCCAACCGCATCGGCTTATGCATTATGGCTGGGTTCTGCAATAATAAAAGAAGGAAAAGTTCCGGCATCGTTGTTACAGCAAAACGATAAACCCGTAAAACGGGTTTTAATTTATAATCATTACCTAAATATGCATCACGCTTTATACCTGCTCTCCGCATGTTAA
- a CDS encoding cation:proton antiporter domain-containing protein yields MQPVFLSSLTMKKNRSFLFYILIIAVFGTAIWLIVRKGESLQTIQAANAPTGKINTAPFAESFSNNISLALPVLLLQIVVIVVAVRMFGYLFSKIGQPAVVGEIIAGVVLGPSVLGALSPAVSAFIFPASSLNNLQFISQVGLILFMFVIGLELDISVIRKQAKSAVIISHASIIIPYTLGMCLALFMYKAYAPANISFLSFSLFMGIAMSITAFPVLARIIKERNLTKTRLGIMAITCAASDDVTAWCILAALIAIVKAGTSVSTLFTIGLLLAYVLLMLMVIRPLLKKLGHIYNKRETVSKSMMAIVFMVMLLSAYLTELIGVHALFGAFVAGVIMPDEMNFRQTIIDKIEDVSLVLLLPLFFVFTGLRTQIGLLNEASLWITFGWIVFVAVAGKFGGSTIAAKITGQTWKDSLSIGALMNTRGLMELVVLNIGYDLGILSPQVFTMMVLMALITTFMTNPALNFFNWLMPEEKAISSTEIKIATKV; encoded by the coding sequence ATGCAGCCTGTTTTTTTATCTTCACTTACGATGAAAAAAAACCGCTCTTTTCTGTTTTATATTTTAATAATCGCAGTATTTGGTACGGCCATCTGGTTAATTGTTAGGAAGGGAGAAAGTTTGCAAACAATACAGGCAGCAAATGCGCCAACAGGCAAAATAAATACAGCGCCTTTTGCAGAATCTTTCAGCAATAATATTTCACTGGCGCTGCCGGTATTGCTTTTGCAAATAGTTGTAATTGTTGTTGCGGTGAGAATGTTTGGATATTTATTTAGTAAAATAGGTCAGCCTGCGGTTGTAGGAGAAATTATTGCAGGTGTTGTGTTAGGCCCTTCTGTGCTGGGTGCTTTATCACCTGCTGTTTCCGCGTTTATTTTTCCTGCCTCCTCATTAAATAATCTTCAATTCATAAGCCAGGTTGGTTTGATATTATTCATGTTTGTAATAGGTCTTGAACTTGATATAAGCGTCATTCGTAAACAGGCAAAGTCTGCCGTAATTATTAGTCATGCAAGCATTATTATTCCTTATACATTGGGCATGTGTCTTGCACTGTTTATGTATAAAGCATATGCGCCGGCAAATATTTCATTTCTTTCTTTTTCATTGTTTATGGGTATTGCGATGAGTATAACCGCGTTTCCTGTGCTGGCTCGAATCATCAAAGAAAGAAATCTTACCAAAACCAGATTGGGTATAATGGCAATCACCTGTGCGGCATCAGATGATGTAACTGCATGGTGTATTCTTGCTGCGTTAATCGCCATTGTAAAAGCAGGAACATCAGTGAGTACCTTGTTTACAATTGGCTTATTGCTCGCTTATGTTTTATTAATGTTGATGGTTATAAGACCGCTATTAAAAAAACTTGGGCATATTTACAACAAACGTGAAACAGTTAGCAAATCAATGATGGCAATCGTTTTTATGGTGATGTTGCTCTCTGCTTATCTAACAGAATTGATTGGTGTGCATGCATTGTTTGGTGCGTTTGTGGCGGGTGTGATAATGCCTGACGAAATGAATTTCAGGCAAACGATCATTGATAAAATTGAAGATGTAAGCCTTGTATTATTGCTCCCATTATTTTTTGTGTTTACCGGATTGCGTACACAAATAGGTTTACTGAATGAAGCCAGTCTTTGGATAACTTTTGGCTGGATCGTATTTGTGGCAGTTGCAGGAAAATTTGGTGGTAGCACAATCGCCGCAAAAATTACCGGGCAAACATGGAAAGATAGTTTATCAATTGGTGCGCTTATGAATACAAGAGGCTTAATGGAATTAGTGGTGCTGAATATCGGTTACGACCTTGGAATCCTTTCTCCTCAAGTTTTTACAATGATGGTGCTTATGGCGTTGATCACAACATTCATGACAAACCCTGCGCTCAATTTTTTCAATTGGTTAATGCCGGAAGAAAAAGCAATTTCAAGCACTGAAATAAAGATTGCTACAAAAGTATAA
- a CDS encoding 3-hydroxyacyl-ACP dehydratase, which yields MLLENNFYTIESFANEEGIAKATIAINASHKIFEGHFPGAPVVPGVCMMQIIKEFLEKALAGETRLSKADHLKFLAIINPAENNIANIEVKYKINESDIDVTAAITNSTATNFKMKAQFILL from the coding sequence ATGTTATTAGAAAATAATTTCTACACGATAGAATCATTTGCAAACGAAGAAGGTATTGCAAAGGCAACAATTGCGATCAATGCATCACATAAAATATTTGAAGGACATTTTCCGGGGGCACCTGTTGTACCGGGCGTTTGCATGATGCAAATAATAAAAGAATTTTTGGAAAAAGCATTGGCAGGAGAAACGAGGTTATCAAAAGCTGATCACCTGAAATTTCTGGCTATAATAAATCCTGCAGAAAACAATATTGCCAACATTGAAGTGAAATATAAAATAAATGAAAGCGATATTGATGTAACTGCAGCCATAACCAACAGCACGGCTACAAATTTTAAAATGAAAGCGCAGTTTATACTTTTGTAG
- a CDS encoding beta-ketoacyl-[acyl-carrier-protein] synthase family protein → MSNAVYVVGAGVISAIGNNVAENLHALETGTAGMGKMTLLDSIHKETLPVAEVKLSNEELSSLTGLPTKITRTALLSLVAAKEAIIDAAINTKGLRTGFISANSVGGMDKTENFYTEFRSNKNAGKLHDVVNHECGRPTEIVADALGIKHFVTTISTACSSSANAIFLGARMIKNNMLDIVIAGGVDALTKFTLNGFNSLMILDNEFCKPFDENRKGLNLGEGAGYIVMVSEKVAKELSSKIYCTLSGWCNANDAYHQTASSPTGTGSLLAMKGALQKANLSARDIDYINLHGTGTQNNDIAEGTAINTLFTPHFPKMSSTKSFTGHTLGASGGVEAVFSALSVKHGLIYPNLRFHTQMKELPFAPQTIFLKDQQVQNVMSNSFGFGGNCSSLIFSRV, encoded by the coding sequence ATGAGCAATGCTGTGTATGTAGTGGGTGCAGGTGTTATTTCAGCAATTGGTAATAATGTAGCTGAAAACCTCCATGCACTTGAAACAGGCACAGCAGGCATGGGCAAAATGACTTTGCTTGATTCTATTCACAAAGAAACCCTACCTGTTGCAGAAGTAAAACTTAGCAACGAAGAACTTTCATCACTAACAGGTTTACCAACAAAAATTACGCGTACTGCATTGCTTAGTCTTGTTGCCGCAAAAGAAGCAATCATTGATGCGGCAATAAATACAAAAGGTTTACGCACTGGTTTTATTTCTGCAAACTCAGTTGGTGGGATGGATAAAACAGAAAATTTTTATACAGAATTTCGTTCAAACAAAAATGCAGGTAAACTGCACGATGTTGTAAACCACGAATGTGGCAGACCAACAGAGATTGTTGCAGATGCATTGGGTATTAAACATTTTGTTACAACCATCAGCACTGCATGTTCATCTTCTGCCAATGCAATTTTTCTTGGCGCAAGAATGATCAAAAACAATATGCTGGATATTGTAATTGCCGGCGGTGTGGATGCACTTACAAAATTTACGTTGAACGGTTTTAATAGCCTGATGATCCTTGATAATGAATTCTGCAAACCATTTGATGAAAACCGCAAAGGGCTTAATCTTGGTGAAGGTGCTGGATACATTGTGATGGTTTCAGAAAAAGTTGCAAAAGAATTATCATCAAAAATATATTGCACGTTGAGTGGCTGGTGCAATGCGAATGATGCGTATCATCAAACGGCGTCATCGCCAACCGGTACAGGTTCTTTGCTTGCTATGAAAGGTGCATTGCAAAAAGCAAATTTATCTGCAAGAGATATTGATTACATTAATCTACATGGCACAGGTACACAGAACAACGATATTGCTGAAGGCACTGCTATCAATACTTTGTTTACACCACATTTTCCAAAGATGAGTTCCACCAAATCCTTCACTGGTCATACTTTGGGCGCAAGTGGTGGTGTAGAAGCGGTATTCTCCGCGTTGTCTGTAAAGCATGGATTGATCTACCCGAATTTGCGTTTTCATACGCAGATGAAAGAACTGCCATTCGCACCACAAACAATTTTTTTGAAAGATCAGCAAGTGCAAAACGTAATGAGTAATTCGTTTGGGTTTGGTGGTAATTGTTCTTCATTAATATTTTCCAGGGTGTGA
- a CDS encoding acyl-CoA thioesterase has protein sequence MNKSLTERIEIKVRFNEADPLGIVWHGHYIRYFEDGREAFGNKYNIGYLDFYNNGYIVPVVKIECDYKRSLRYGESVIVETTYIPCEAAKLRFEYKLYNAANGQIVATGFSVQVFLDKEHSLLQLTNPPFFEEWKNTHGF, from the coding sequence ATGAATAAATCTTTAACTGAAAGAATTGAAATAAAAGTTCGTTTTAATGAAGCTGACCCGCTGGGTATTGTGTGGCACGGGCATTACATCAGGTATTTTGAAGATGGACGCGAAGCTTTTGGCAATAAATACAACATAGGTTATCTTGATTTTTATAATAACGGTTATATAGTTCCTGTTGTTAAGATTGAATGTGATTATAAACGTTCATTGCGCTATGGTGAAAGTGTGATAGTGGAAACAACCTACATTCCGTGCGAAGCTGCCAAACTGAGATTTGAGTATAAATTATATAATGCTGCTAACGGTCAAATTGTAGCCACAGGTTTTTCTGTTCAGGTTTTTTTAGATAAAGAGCATTCATTACTTCAATTAACCAATCCACCTTTTTTTGAGGAGTGGAAGAATACACATGGATTTTAA
- a CDS encoding phosphopantetheine-binding protein has protein sequence MEKAKLMEDLKKQIIAQLNLKDLKPENIEDEQPLFVEGLGLDSIDALELIVLLQQEYKIKLSNAEDGPKVFKSVSTMADYIIEHQAEKA, from the coding sequence ATGGAAAAAGCTAAACTAATGGAAGATCTGAAAAAACAGATCATTGCGCAGTTGAATTTGAAGGACCTGAAACCAGAGAATATTGAGGACGAGCAGCCGCTTTTCGTAGAAGGTCTTGGTCTTGATTCCATTGATGCGCTTGAGCTCATCGTTTTGCTGCAGCAGGAATACAAGATAAAATTATCCAATGCAGAAGACGGCCCAAAAGTGTTTAAATCTGTAAGCACCATGGCTGATTATATTATCGAACATCAAGCGGAGAAAGCATAA
- a CDS encoding LolA family protein: MRKLLFLASILFSSTVFAQHAAYIAVTDTAGFKQQFAAASQKINSIKSDFVQEKNLSMLSEKITSKGKFWFKKDNMVRMEYNQPFQYLMILNKNDIYIKDGQKENKISTKSNKLFQQINQIMVDCVKGTAFSNKDFTVKVFQNNTGYLIEMSPINKTLKDMFKKINVTVDKKQYAVNSIEMLETSGDNTVITFVNKEINSNVSDALFTH, encoded by the coding sequence ATGCGTAAATTATTATTCTTAGCGTCTATACTTTTTTCATCTACTGTTTTTGCACAACATGCAGCTTATATCGCTGTAACAGATACTGCAGGTTTTAAACAACAATTTGCGGCGGCTTCACAAAAAATAAATAGCATCAAAAGTGATTTTGTGCAGGAAAAAAACCTGAGCATGCTTTCTGAAAAAATTACATCAAAAGGGAAATTCTGGTTTAAGAAAGATAATATGGTGCGTATGGAATACAACCAGCCTTTCCAATATTTAATGATCCTGAATAAGAATGATATTTACATAAAAGATGGTCAGAAAGAAAATAAGATTTCTACAAAATCGAACAAACTATTTCAACAGATCAACCAGATAATGGTTGATTGTGTAAAAGGCACGGCATTCTCCAACAAAGATTTTACCGTAAAGGTTTTTCAGAATAATACCGGTTACTTAATCGAAATGTCTCCAATTAATAAAACGTTGAAAGACATGTTCAAGAAAATTAATGTAACGGTTGACAAAAAACAATATGCAGTTAACTCAATTGAAATGCTGGAAACTTCGGGTGATAATACCGTTATTACTTTTGTAAATAAAGAAATAAATTCAAACGTTTCTGATGCGTTATTTACTCATTAG
- a CDS encoding methyltransferase, with product MQFFSTDKKSALEAKNMAQFIAFGPVIFQVARIMRNSGILHEIEASGKEGLTIEDIVEKVQLPHYGVRILLESSLGIGLIVINDNKYRITKTGHFILHDALTNVNMDFIHDVNYNGLFYLDESIKNGKPEGLKVFGNWQTIYEGLSQLPKHVQKSWFAFDHFFSDTAFPAVLPHIYNKKNNIKKLLDIGGNTGKWAIASTKYNPGISITIMDLPGQLNIAKNRIEELGLNDRVSFHPTNILDASQPFPKGFDAIWMSQFLDCFSEDEITSIMQRCYDAIDDDGFVYILEAYWDKQRFEAAAFCLQQTSVYFTALANGNSQMYHSEIFKAAVLRAGFEIVEETNNIGLSHTLWKLKKVNK from the coding sequence ATGCAATTCTTCTCTACAGATAAAAAATCGGCTTTAGAAGCAAAGAACATGGCGCAGTTCATTGCATTTGGACCTGTAATTTTTCAGGTGGCAAGAATTATGCGCAATTCGGGTATTCTTCATGAAATTGAAGCAAGTGGAAAAGAGGGTTTAACCATTGAAGATATCGTGGAAAAAGTGCAACTGCCACATTATGGTGTACGTATTTTATTGGAATCAAGTCTTGGCATCGGTTTAATTGTTATCAACGATAATAAATATCGCATCACCAAAACAGGGCACTTCATTTTGCATGATGCACTTACCAATGTAAACATGGATTTTATTCATGATGTTAACTACAATGGTTTGTTTTATCTCGATGAAAGCATTAAAAATGGCAAACCTGAAGGATTGAAAGTTTTTGGCAACTGGCAAACTATTTATGAAGGTCTTTCGCAGTTACCAAAGCATGTGCAAAAAAGTTGGTTTGCATTCGATCACTTTTTTTCTGACACTGCTTTTCCTGCGGTGCTGCCACACATTTATAATAAAAAGAATAACATTAAAAAATTGCTTGACATTGGCGGTAATACAGGCAAGTGGGCAATTGCCAGCACAAAATACAATCCCGGTATTTCCATCACTATCATGGATCTGCCTGGTCAGTTGAATATTGCAAAAAACAGGATTGAGGAACTTGGTTTAAATGATCGGGTTTCGTTTCATCCAACAAATATTCTTGATGCGTCGCAACCTTTTCCAAAAGGTTTTGATGCAATTTGGATGAGCCAGTTTCTCGATTGCTTTTCTGAAGATGAGATAACATCTATCATGCAGCGTTGTTACGATGCAATTGACGATGATGGCTTCGTTTATATTCTTGAAGCGTATTGGGATAAACAGCGTTTTGAAGCTGCAGCGTTTTGTTTGCAGCAAACTTCTGTTTATTTCACCGCGCTTGCAAATGGCAACAGTCAAATGTATCATTCAGAAATTTTTAAAGCGGCTGTGTTGAGAGCAGGTTTTGAGATCGTTGAGGAAACGAATAATATTGGTTTGAGCCATACACTTTGGAAATTGAAGAAAGTAAATAAGTAA
- a CDS encoding tetratricopeptide repeat protein: MNNKLIIKFIFLSLLFSSCKANEDLLEEAYQLSKEKKYNDAIKIYNEVILDNNKIQLAYYNRGFCYFSLKNYSQALRDFNRVISLQTHGDAIITYNDKLPYSREEDRTQVDYFDALYQRAQVKFYMDSIKSSFADFQILIDNNYVMKSNCILWQGTLYIKSGNKSKACDYFQKAKELGDEEANEMIDTYCK; encoded by the coding sequence TTGAATAATAAACTCATCATAAAATTTATCTTCCTTTCTTTGTTATTTTCATCATGCAAAGCGAATGAAGATTTACTCGAAGAGGCTTACCAGCTTAGTAAGGAGAAAAAATATAATGATGCTATTAAGATTTATAATGAAGTAATTTTAGATAATAACAAAATCCAACTTGCTTATTACAACAGAGGGTTTTGCTATTTTAGTTTAAAAAATTATTCGCAGGCCTTGAGAGATTTCAATAGAGTAATATCTTTGCAAACTCATGGCGATGCTATAATTACTTACAACGATAAGCTTCCATATTCAAGAGAAGAAGATAGAACTCAGGTTGATTATTTTGATGCTTTATATCAAAGAGCTCAAGTAAAATTCTATATGGATAGTATTAAAAGTTCATTTGCTGACTTCCAAATTTTAATAGATAACAATTATGTAATGAAAAGTAATTGCATTTTATGGCAAGGTACTTTATACATAAAATCAGGAAACAAATCAAAGGCTTGTGATTATTTTCAAAAAGCAAAAGAGCTTGGAGATGAAGAAGCAAATGAAATGATTGATACTTATTGTAAATAA
- a CDS encoding NAD(P)/FAD-dependent oxidoreductase: MKRSKVDVLVIGAGPAGTVAASIVNKAGYKVRIVEKLKFPRFVIGESLLPRCMEALEEAGFLDAVKAANFQEKFGAKFVKDGVICDYMFAERFTEGWTWTWQVQRAQFDKILADTVETMGVPISYETAVTGIVFNGSDSVTTVEDKNGEKEEIEARFIIDGSGYGRVIPSLFNMDKPSNLPPRKAVLAHTKDVNRSMSDEPNRITIIVHEYGVWIWVIPFSNGITSVGYVGDPEFFEKFPGTPEEQFRSLIASQPYLAERFKDTELVFEPRALQSWSKTTDKFYGDGFVLTGNVTEFLDPVFSSGVTLATVSSQIAAKLVLKKLNGEEVNWDEEYTKVMMQGVNTFRSYVMHWYDGTLDTIFFADDQDPEIKRRICSVLAGYVWDLENVYVKNHDTALTKLASTIQTRDKFRALNKQP, from the coding sequence ATGAAAAGAAGTAAAGTTGATGTATTAGTAATTGGCGCAGGACCTGCGGGAACCGTTGCTGCATCTATTGTAAACAAAGCAGGATATAAAGTACGCATAGTAGAGAAATTAAAATTTCCACGCTTTGTAATTGGAGAAAGTTTATTACCGCGCTGCATGGAAGCATTGGAAGAAGCAGGATTTTTAGATGCAGTAAAAGCAGCCAATTTCCAGGAAAAATTTGGCGCCAAATTCGTGAAGGATGGTGTTATTTGCGACTACATGTTTGCAGAACGTTTTACAGAAGGATGGACATGGACATGGCAGGTACAACGTGCTCAGTTTGATAAAATTTTAGCCGATACAGTTGAAACAATGGGTGTTCCTATATCTTACGAAACAGCAGTTACGGGAATTGTTTTTAATGGTTCAGATTCTGTAACAACCGTTGAGGATAAGAACGGAGAGAAAGAAGAAATAGAAGCAAGATTTATTATAGATGGCAGTGGCTATGGCAGAGTAATCCCAAGCTTGTTCAATATGGACAAACCGTCGAATCTTCCTCCACGTAAAGCGGTCCTTGCGCATACAAAAGACGTAAACAGGTCTATGTCTGATGAGCCAAATCGCATCACGATCATTGTGCATGAATATGGTGTATGGATATGGGTGATTCCTTTTTCAAATGGTATTACATCTGTTGGTTATGTTGGTGATCCTGAGTTCTTCGAAAAATTTCCGGGTACACCTGAAGAGCAGTTCAGAAGTTTGATCGCATCCCAACCATATTTAGCAGAAAGATTTAAAGACACAGAGCTTGTGTTTGAACCAAGAGCATTGCAATCATGGAGCAAGACAACAGATAAATTTTACGGCGATGGTTTTGTATTAACAGGTAATGTAACAGAGTTTCTTGATCCGGTATTTTCATCCGGCGTAACGCTTGCTACAGTTAGCAGCCAGATAGCCGCAAAACTTGTATTAAAAAAACTAAACGGCGAAGAAGTTAACTGGGATGAAGAATATACTAAAGTGATGATGCAGGGCGTAAACACTTTCCGCTCGTATGTTATGCACTGGTATGATGGAACATTAGACACAATCTTCTTTGCAGACGACCAGGATCCTGAAATAAAAAGGCGTATCTGTTCTGTATTGGCAGGCTATGTTTGGGATTTAGAAAATGTGTATGTAAAGAATCATGATACAGCGCTGACAAAACTGGCTTCTACTATTCAGACAAGAGATAAGTTCAGGGCATTGAATAAACAGCCATAA
- a CDS encoding beta-ketoacyl-[acyl-carrier-protein] synthase family protein gives MKEVFVVADNVVSPIGKTATENFEQLKKGVSGIEQHNNNFSEQPVYVSLFKENVFVKENKYTRFEQLVIASVEDALSQTDLDVINNNKTIFILSSTKGNISLLETETFDEALKEKISLPHSAKIVADHFKLANKPLIVSHACISGVLALTTAMRLLNAGLYENAIVTGADIITKFIFSGFASFQAISNEPCRPFDAERKGVTLGEAAGTIILSTNKAYSKTGIQLCGGSVSNDANHISGPSRTGEELYSAITHSLAEANMKAEEIGFISAHGTATVYNDEMEAKAFDLAGMNEIPTNSLKGYYGHTLGAAGIIESVMSLHSLNENIILPTKGFLNLGVSKNLHICSTLEKGNYSSFLKTASGFGGCNAAVVFRKS, from the coding sequence ATGAAAGAAGTTTTTGTTGTTGCTGATAATGTTGTTTCGCCAATTGGAAAAACTGCTACGGAGAATTTTGAGCAGTTGAAAAAAGGTGTATCAGGCATTGAACAACATAACAATAATTTTTCTGAACAGCCGGTTTACGTATCATTGTTTAAAGAGAATGTTTTTGTAAAAGAAAATAAATACACCAGGTTTGAGCAATTGGTAATTGCATCCGTTGAAGATGCGCTGTCTCAAACAGATCTTGACGTTATTAATAATAACAAAACCATCTTCATTCTTTCTTCTACCAAAGGAAATATCAGTTTACTGGAAACGGAGACTTTTGACGAAGCTTTGAAAGAAAAAATTTCCTTACCTCATTCGGCAAAAATTGTAGCAGATCATTTTAAATTAGCCAATAAGCCCCTTATTGTTTCACATGCATGTATTTCCGGCGTTCTTGCATTAACAACAGCAATGCGTTTGCTAAATGCAGGTTTATATGAAAACGCAATTGTTACAGGAGCTGATATTATTACAAAATTTATCTTCTCAGGTTTTGCATCTTTTCAGGCAATCAGCAATGAACCCTGCAGACCATTTGATGCAGAAAGAAAAGGTGTAACATTAGGTGAAGCTGCAGGAACAATTATTCTCTCAACAAATAAAGCATATTCAAAAACAGGCATTCAACTATGTGGCGGATCTGTAAGTAATGATGCCAATCATATTTCGGGTCCATCAAGAACAGGTGAAGAATTATACAGTGCAATTACACACTCATTAGCCGAAGCAAACATGAAAGCAGAGGAAATAGGTTTTATTTCTGCGCATGGGACTGCTACTGTTTACAATGATGAGATGGAAGCAAAAGCATTTGATCTCGCCGGAATGAATGAAATTCCTACCAATAGTTTGAAGGGTTATTACGGCCATACGTTAGGTGCCGCAGGCATAATAGAATCTGTTATGTCGCTGCACTCACTAAACGAAAATATTATCTTACCAACTAAAGGTTTTTTAAACTTAGGTGTTTCAAAAAACCTGCATATTTGCAGCACTTTGGAAAAAGGTAATTACAGTAGTTTTTTAAAGACTGCATCTGGTTTTGGTGGTTGCAATGCAGCAGTTGTTTTTAGAAAATCGTAA
- a CDS encoding polysaccharide deacetylase family protein, whose protein sequence is MLNFRNTNIAFVLLLLLLVWLDKMYGISFWYYLLLFFVYSLVVFWGCYNVGSNFFIKIVCKAATTKKEIAISFDDGPAENYTTEILALLNKNNIKASFFCIGNRIEKNERLLKQVYEEGHIIGNHSYSHAPMFDLFPTGKMCKDLNMMDEATTKVIGVKPKFFRPPYGVTNPTVRKAIIKGDYVPVGWSIRSLDTVIKDKKKLFTRIADVKPGDIVLFHDTSKTTLDILQTFIDHVHKSGFTFVRLDKLLNIEPYA, encoded by the coding sequence ATGTTAAACTTCAGGAATACAAATATTGCTTTTGTTTTACTACTGCTACTGCTTGTTTGGCTTGATAAAATGTATGGTATTTCTTTCTGGTACTATCTGCTTTTATTCTTTGTTTATTCACTGGTTGTATTTTGGGGCTGCTATAATGTTGGCTCAAATTTTTTTATAAAAATTGTGTGTAAAGCAGCAACAACTAAAAAAGAAATTGCCATTAGTTTTGATGATGGACCCGCAGAAAATTATACAACAGAGATATTAGCGTTACTTAACAAAAACAATATTAAAGCTTCATTTTTCTGCATTGGAAATCGTATTGAGAAGAATGAACGCTTATTAAAGCAGGTTTATGAAGAAGGTCATATTATTGGTAATCATTCCTATTCTCATGCGCCCATGTTTGATCTTTTCCCAACAGGAAAAATGTGCAAAGACCTGAACATGATGGACGAAGCAACCACAAAAGTAATTGGTGTAAAACCAAAATTTTTCCGTCCACCCTACGGGGTTACTAATCCAACGGTAAGAAAAGCGATTATTAAAGGAGATTATGTTCCTGTTGGCTGGAGCATTCGTTCTCTTGACACTGTTATTAAGGATAAAAAAAAATTGTTCACACGCATTGCCGATGTTAAACCTGGTGACATTGTCTTATTTCACGATACAAGCAAAACCACTTTAGATATTTTGCAAACATTTATAGACCATGTACACAAAAGTGGATTTACATTTGTGCGTTTAGATAAGTTACTGAATATTGAACCTTATGCGTAA